From a region of the uncultured Desulfatiglans sp. genome:
- a CDS encoding Solute-binding protein of iron ABC transporter: MKASRLQVLIKSVLGRGGRRFPRLWRRIASGVLFAAAVCAMMPLAGSVPAHAGQGEHVVPDHRGVAVHLPERIERVVTIDDGLIAGVMTVLGVADRIVGLGSSCIPRHWEFDYPAADGGSFHFRGGMNLLTCLNPGFLTLPLVAQSGTGINYEALAALRPDLVLLRVGDCTIGARDEKAEKTIRVIESLGIPLIVLFAPNTFEQPDLRTLSEEIRIIARAFGKEPEGERLAAVLEHEVEAVRRRTEGIPETGRPGVLLFGLSPKARDAGGAGNVRGLGTIDSHLLEVYAGAKNAFREKGAWYVLSTEQVLALDPEVIVLITAYGYHPPQELYDAPYYRHLKDLKAVRNRRVLALPWTPCNCDKRLEYPIDVMVMAKAAYPERFEDVDLAEWILDFYQSVYGVDRETARALRACQWMEWTEER; this comes from the coding sequence ATGAAGGCATCGAGGCTCCAAGTTCTCATAAAATCCGTTCTTGGAAGAGGCGGCCGCCGATTCCCGCGACTCTGGCGGCGGATCGCCAGCGGGGTGCTCTTTGCGGCAGCCGTCTGCGCCATGATGCCGCTGGCAGGCAGCGTTCCGGCGCATGCGGGGCAGGGTGAGCATGTGGTGCCGGATCATCGGGGTGTGGCGGTTCATCTCCCGGAGAGGATCGAGCGGGTGGTCACCATCGACGACGGCCTCATCGCCGGTGTCATGACGGTGCTCGGCGTGGCGGACAGGATTGTGGGATTGGGGTCGAGTTGCATCCCGAGGCACTGGGAATTCGATTATCCTGCAGCCGACGGGGGCTCCTTTCATTTCCGCGGCGGAATGAACCTTCTGACCTGTTTGAACCCCGGCTTTCTGACTCTTCCGCTGGTGGCCCAGAGCGGCACCGGCATCAACTACGAAGCGCTGGCCGCCCTCCGGCCTGATCTCGTCCTGCTGCGGGTGGGAGATTGCACGATTGGAGCGCGCGACGAAAAGGCCGAGAAAACGATCCGCGTGATCGAGTCCCTGGGCATCCCCCTGATCGTCCTCTTTGCGCCGAACACCTTCGAGCAGCCGGATCTGCGCACGCTTTCGGAAGAGATCCGCATCATAGCCCGGGCATTCGGTAAAGAGCCCGAAGGTGAGCGCCTGGCCGCCGTCCTCGAGCACGAGGTCGAAGCAGTGCGCCGCCGGACGGAAGGGATTCCGGAGACCGGGCGTCCCGGTGTGCTGCTTTTCGGCCTCTCGCCCAAGGCGCGGGATGCCGGCGGGGCCGGAAATGTCCGCGGCCTTGGGACCATCGATTCGCACCTTCTCGAGGTCTACGCAGGGGCGAAGAATGCCTTCCGGGAGAAGGGGGCCTGGTATGTCCTCAGCACCGAGCAGGTGCTGGCGCTCGACCCTGAGGTGATCGTGCTCATCACCGCCTACGGCTATCATCCGCCGCAGGAACTCTATGATGCCCCGTATTACCGGCATCTGAAGGACTTGAAAGCGGTCCGGAACCGCCGGGTCCTGGCCCTGCCCTGGACCCCGTGCAACTGCGACAAGCGGCTCGAATATCCGATCGATGTCATGGTCATGGCCAAGGCGGCTTATCCCGAGCGGTTCGAGGATGTGGACCTTGCCGAGTGGATTTTGGATTTTTACCAGAGCGTATACGGGGTGGACCGGGAGACGGCCAGGGCCCTGCGCGCCTGCCAGTGGATGGAGTGGACGGAGGAAAGATGA
- a CDS encoding putative Esterase (Evidence 3 : Putative function from multiple computational evidences), whose protein sequence is MRRGMFWAQGAAYASALLVFALGVSVSAEPNELLGKELRVNGVNRHYWVYVPQGKKVGAPMPAVFVLHGGGGTDAETLSDWFGFNEIADREGFIVVYPKGLHGEWNDGKEKSIRPFKDTTAVDDVGFISAVIDECVREFGVDEDRVYVTGLSNGGMMAHRLGIEIGKRLAAIAPLISNIALPIAGEEPAAPLSVLIMNGTEDPIFLLEGGELSVLGYEFGKVLSTEESLAYWLKANDITSEPERVMLPDTAPDDECRIERLTYRQEGGSLEVLLYVVEGGGHSVPGIDAPDRPRLIGRKCMDIHAAEVVWQFFKRHKRSTAGRAAAAPPG, encoded by the coding sequence GTGAGAAGAGGCATGTTTTGGGCTCAGGGGGCTGCATACGCCTCAGCTTTGCTGGTTTTTGCGCTGGGAGTGTCCGTTTCGGCTGAACCAAACGAATTGCTGGGGAAAGAACTCAGGGTCAATGGTGTGAACCGGCATTACTGGGTTTACGTCCCGCAGGGGAAAAAGGTGGGCGCACCCATGCCGGCGGTCTTCGTTCTCCACGGCGGCGGCGGCACCGATGCCGAAACCCTGTCTGACTGGTTCGGATTCAACGAAATCGCTGATCGCGAAGGCTTCATCGTCGTGTATCCGAAAGGGCTTCATGGAGAGTGGAATGACGGTAAAGAAAAATCCATAAGGCCTTTTAAGGATACCACAGCCGTTGACGACGTGGGTTTTATTTCGGCGGTCATCGACGAGTGTGTGCGGGAATTCGGGGTCGATGAAGACAGGGTGTATGTCACGGGACTTTCGAATGGTGGTATGATGGCCCATCGACTTGGAATTGAGATCGGTAAGAGGCTGGCCGCCATTGCACCGCTCATATCGAACATCGCTTTGCCCATCGCCGGAGAGGAGCCCGCAGCTCCGCTGTCTGTGCTGATTATGAACGGGACCGAGGATCCCATTTTCTTGTTGGAGGGAGGGGAGTTGAGCGTACTGGGCTATGAATTCGGCAAGGTCCTGTCCACTGAAGAGAGCCTTGCCTACTGGCTCAAAGCCAATGACATAACCTCTGAGCCGGAAAGGGTCATGCTTCCCGATACTGCACCGGATGATGAATGCCGCATCGAACGTTTGACCTATCGACAGGAGGGTGGATCCCTGGAGGTGCTGCTTTATGTCGTCGAAGGTGGCGGTCATAGTGTTCCGGGGATCGATGCCCCAGACAGGCCGAGGCTGATCGGCAGGAAATGCATGGACATCCATGCGGCTGAGGTTGTATGGCAGTTCTTCAAGCGCCACAAGCGCTCGACTGCCGGGCGAGCGGCGGCGGCTCCGCCCGGATAG
- a CDS encoding TonB-dependent receptor, translating into MRAGRGRWARLAALGLILCWPHVSEAADVKEEETETHHIGEITVMAPQPGVEITTEKTIIRMDEFKKPGEVRSLTDVLNEIGGIDVQRINPLLASPGDEVSIRGLNEGRMVIEIDGRRINQTGHNGRYIVDWSTINMDDVERIEVIRGGHSVLHPFAIGGVINVITKKGKKTTNLKPDATVGAGIGRYDTSNLSASVNGGAADWIGYNVSASRQQTDGYLRNNFQDNHSYNGHLSFYLPKDATIELGAKYTDVNYGFPVINDPSRPDYDPDYPIFIPADADNLRHLPSSVQYPGDKVPQWTKHTTYLDAIFRMPVGPGEFKFHAFSQEGRRWVSSYSGTSFTNDVQVNDRTEGYILQYGDVKLGDHHLVTAGLEYQELGSPPANPSIYKVQSAYAQDVISLGEKWRLTPGVRYYKVDMDTYYSWMEQGVDKPVMPTGGKQQTESGFYPSLKADFQAAPDTALYAAVSRSYRLPCP; encoded by the coding sequence GTGAGGGCAGGAAGAGGAAGATGGGCCCGTTTGGCGGCCCTCGGGTTGATCCTGTGCTGGCCGCATGTTTCGGAAGCGGCCGACGTGAAGGAGGAGGAAACAGAGACCCACCACATCGGCGAGATTACGGTCATGGCGCCGCAGCCGGGCGTGGAGATCACCACGGAAAAGACGATCATCCGCATGGATGAATTCAAAAAGCCCGGTGAGGTGCGGAGTCTGACCGATGTCCTGAACGAGATCGGCGGCATCGATGTGCAGCGCATCAACCCGCTCCTGGCGAGCCCGGGAGACGAGGTGTCCATCCGGGGGCTGAACGAAGGCCGGATGGTCATAGAGATCGATGGGCGCCGGATCAACCAGACCGGCCACAACGGCCGTTACATCGTCGATTGGTCCACGATCAACATGGACGATGTCGAACGGATCGAGGTCATTCGCGGCGGCCACTCCGTGCTGCATCCCTTCGCCATCGGCGGGGTGATCAACGTCATCACGAAAAAAGGGAAAAAGACCACCAACCTCAAGCCTGATGCGACTGTCGGAGCAGGGATCGGCCGCTACGATACCTCGAACCTGTCGGCGTCGGTCAACGGGGGGGCGGCCGATTGGATCGGCTACAATGTTTCGGCCAGCCGCCAGCAGACCGACGGATATCTGAGAAACAATTTCCAGGACAACCACAGCTACAACGGGCATCTCAGCTTTTACCTGCCGAAGGATGCGACGATCGAACTGGGTGCGAAGTACACGGATGTGAACTACGGGTTTCCTGTGATCAACGATCCATCCCGGCCGGATTACGATCCGGATTACCCCATTTTTATTCCGGCGGATGCAGACAATCTGAGGCATCTCCCCTCCTCGGTCCAATACCCGGGAGACAAAGTCCCCCAATGGACCAAGCACACCACCTACCTGGATGCCATCTTCCGTATGCCGGTGGGTCCGGGGGAATTCAAGTTCCATGCTTTCAGCCAGGAAGGCCGGCGCTGGGTGAGCAGCTATTCGGGGACGAGCTTCACGAACGATGTCCAGGTGAACGATCGCACCGAGGGGTATATCCTCCAGTACGGGGATGTAAAACTGGGCGATCATCACCTGGTGACCGCAGGGCTTGAATACCAGGAACTGGGAAGCCCCCCGGCCAACCCGAGCATCTACAAGGTCCAGTCGGCCTATGCGCAGGATGTGATCAGCTTGGGTGAAAAGTGGCGCCTGACCCCCGGGGTTCGCTACTACAAGGTGGACATGGACACCTATTACTCCTGGATGGAACAGGGCGTCGATAAGCCCGTCATGCCGACAGGCGGCAAGCAGCAGACGGAGAGCGGTTTCTATCCCAGCTTGAAGGCGGATTTCCAGGCTGCGCCGGATACGGCCCTTTATGCCGCTGTCAGCCGGTCATACCGCCTCCCGTGCCCGTGA
- a CDS encoding Tetrapyrrole methylase, producing the protein MPPSFDSSGVTGEWIDVSTDASPGERGSGRLFVISTGPAGPRTCTLQALEALERVQVLAAPEQQVQLFADYMAGKPVLFDPWKGLFDFKGKRIWDLGEAERERFQEERFRLRDERVGLIREVLAAGQDFGLLETGNPCLFGPGHWYKEPFDPDEVVIIPGMGCDAAAMAALGQSTIPAHDVRYLVQTSPYSLRPDGRLDRAALADVTRHACTLVLYMALRDAGHVFEVLRGVLQGDTPCAVVYWAGYPERQRVLRGRLDRMSADLSEEEEDFMGLLFVGRFLEGKPYEASLNRRGRTRREVCRGRAGR; encoded by the coding sequence ATGCCCCCGTCCTTTGATAGCTCGGGCGTAACCGGGGAGTGGATAGATGTCTCGACGGACGCCTCACCCGGGGAACGGGGGTCCGGACGGCTCTTCGTGATCAGCACGGGGCCGGCCGGCCCTCGGACCTGCACCCTGCAGGCGCTGGAAGCGCTCGAGCGGGTGCAGGTGCTGGCGGCCCCGGAGCAGCAGGTTCAGCTCTTCGCCGATTACATGGCCGGGAAGCCCGTGCTTTTCGACCCTTGGAAGGGGCTGTTCGACTTCAAAGGGAAGCGGATCTGGGATCTGGGCGAGGCAGAGCGGGAGCGTTTCCAGGAGGAGCGTTTCCGACTGCGGGATGAGCGGGTCGGACTGATCCGCGAGGTCCTTGCCGCAGGGCAGGATTTCGGCCTCCTGGAAACCGGGAACCCCTGCCTCTTCGGTCCGGGCCACTGGTACAAGGAGCCGTTCGACCCCGATGAGGTGGTCATCATCCCGGGTATGGGCTGCGACGCAGCGGCGATGGCCGCCCTCGGGCAAAGCACGATCCCCGCGCACGACGTCCGTTACCTGGTCCAGACCTCCCCCTATAGCCTGAGGCCCGACGGTCGGCTGGACCGCGCTGCGCTGGCGGATGTCACACGGCACGCCTGCACCCTGGTCCTTTACATGGCCCTGCGCGACGCCGGACACGTGTTTGAGGTTCTGCGGGGAGTTCTGCAGGGAGACACGCCCTGCGCCGTGGTCTACTGGGCCGGCTACCCGGAGCGCCAGCGCGTGCTACGCGGCCGTCTCGACCGCATGTCCGCCGACCTCTCTGAAGAGGAAGAGGACTTCATGGGCCTGCTGTTCGTCGGCCGGTTCCTGGAGGGCAAACCTTACGAAGCGAGCCTCAATCGACGCGGCCGCACCCGGCGGGAGGTTTGCAGGGGCAGGGCCGGCCGATGA
- a CDS encoding Permease protein of iron ABC transporter yields the protein MNRGGDGPVAAGASERNRYLVLAVLLVLLGGSAVLGMTVGAYDIGPAEVFRVLFGRFFPELDDGGISPLHCTVIWNLRLPRLLLNIGVGVALASAGAVFQGCFRNPLVEPYILGVSSGAAFGAALGILFPRFALSIQGLAFVFSALAVCGAYGLGRVRNETSVVGLVLAGVIIGSVFSSLVGVLKYMAHDAALREIVFWLMGGFYYAGWRDVQIVAPVVLVSFAGMWLHAWKLNVLSMGDEEARAMGVHPERWKGLFIALATLATAVSVASVGVIAWVGLMMPHATRLMVGPDHRYLLPAAALLGGIYLVVCDTLARTLTSAEIPIGILTSLLGAPYLFYLLRSRGKMVFG from the coding sequence ATGAATAGGGGCGGGGACGGTCCCGTTGCAGCAGGCGCCTCGGAGCGCAACAGGTATCTCGTCCTGGCGGTTCTGCTGGTGCTGCTGGGAGGGTCGGCGGTGCTGGGCATGACTGTCGGGGCCTATGACATCGGACCCGCCGAGGTATTCAGGGTCTTGTTCGGCCGGTTCTTCCCGGAGCTGGACGACGGCGGCATCAGTCCGCTGCATTGCACGGTCATTTGGAATCTCCGGCTGCCGCGGCTCTTGCTGAATATCGGAGTCGGGGTGGCCCTGGCCTCGGCCGGGGCGGTCTTTCAGGGGTGTTTCCGGAATCCCCTGGTCGAGCCCTACATCCTGGGGGTCTCCTCCGGGGCCGCCTTCGGCGCGGCGCTGGGGATCCTGTTCCCGCGCTTCGCCCTTTCCATTCAGGGCCTGGCCTTCGTCTTCAGCGCCCTGGCGGTCTGCGGCGCCTATGGCCTGGGACGTGTCCGCAACGAGACCTCCGTGGTCGGTCTGGTCCTGGCCGGGGTGATCATCGGTTCGGTGTTTTCATCCCTGGTGGGGGTGCTCAAGTATATGGCCCATGATGCGGCCCTGCGGGAGATCGTTTTCTGGCTCATGGGAGGCTTCTACTATGCCGGGTGGCGGGATGTGCAGATCGTCGCGCCGGTGGTGCTGGTCAGTTTTGCCGGGATGTGGCTGCATGCCTGGAAGCTGAACGTCCTCTCCATGGGCGACGAGGAGGCCCGCGCCATGGGCGTGCATCCGGAGCGTTGGAAAGGTCTGTTCATTGCCCTGGCCACGCTCGCGACGGCGGTGTCCGTCGCATCGGTGGGGGTCATCGCCTGGGTCGGCCTCATGATGCCGCATGCCACCCGCCTCATGGTGGGGCCGGACCACCGCTATCTTCTTCCCGCGGCGGCCCTGCTGGGAGGCATTTATCTGGTGGTGTGCGACACCCTGGCGCGGACGCTGACCTCGGCCGAGATCCCGATCGGGATCCTGACGTCCCTGCTGGGGGCGCCTTACCTCTTCTACCTGCTGCGAAGCAGGGGGAAGATGGTCTTTGGTTAG
- a CDS encoding conserved membrane hypothetical protein (Evidence 4 : Unknown function but conserved in other organisms), whose translation MQRRTVDILVLLFFVLLISALFLAMISQFLMAILLAGIFSAMAQPVFRRLTRLLGERPRAASALTLLLFGFVILVPLSGLAGIITAQALKVGQTVTPWVQRQIAEPAGLTAYLQKIPFYEEILPYHDQILRKAGELAGKASSLLVNNLSAGAIGTVNFIFMFFVFLYVSYFFLIDGRRLLDRILFYLPLEERDERRLLARFTSVTRATLKGTAVIGALQGILAGLAFAVVGIDAAVFWGTVMTVLSIIPAIGSALVWVPAAIILALGGSYLKAIGLVVFCGVVVGSLDNLLRPRLVGKDTQMHDLMIFFATLGGIALFGVIGFILGPIVAALFVTIWDIYGEAFRDVLPGLNRDDSPESGCEKRLLEGCETKAGRPETQ comes from the coding sequence ATGCAGCGCCGCACCGTCGATATTCTAGTCCTGCTGTTCTTCGTCCTGCTGATCTCGGCTCTTTTCCTGGCCATGATCAGCCAATTCCTGATGGCTATTCTGCTGGCAGGCATCTTTTCAGCGATGGCGCAACCGGTGTTTCGCCGGCTTACCCGCCTGCTCGGCGAGCGTCCCAGGGCCGCTTCTGCGTTGACCCTGCTCCTTTTCGGGTTCGTTATCCTGGTGCCTTTGTCCGGACTGGCCGGGATTATCACAGCCCAGGCCCTGAAGGTGGGCCAGACCGTCACGCCCTGGGTCCAGCGGCAGATCGCGGAGCCGGCCGGATTGACGGCCTATCTCCAGAAGATCCCTTTTTACGAAGAGATCCTGCCCTATCATGATCAGATCCTGCGCAAGGCCGGTGAACTCGCCGGCAAGGCCAGTTCGCTGCTTGTCAACAATCTGTCTGCCGGGGCGATTGGGACCGTCAACTTCATTTTCATGTTTTTCGTGTTTCTCTACGTCAGCTATTTTTTCCTGATCGACGGCCGGCGGCTCCTCGATCGCATCCTCTTTTACCTGCCGCTCGAAGAGCGGGACGAAAGACGGCTGCTGGCCCGATTCACCTCGGTGACCCGGGCGACGTTGAAAGGTACGGCGGTGATCGGCGCGCTGCAGGGAATTCTGGCCGGTTTGGCCTTCGCAGTCGTGGGCATCGATGCCGCGGTGTTCTGGGGCACCGTGATGACGGTGCTGTCGATTATCCCTGCCATCGGTTCGGCCCTGGTGTGGGTGCCGGCGGCCATCATCCTGGCACTCGGCGGCAGCTACCTCAAGGCGATAGGGCTGGTGGTCTTCTGCGGGGTTGTGGTCGGCAGCCTGGACAACTTGCTGCGGCCCCGGCTCGTCGGTAAAGATACGCAGATGCACGATCTCATGATCTTCTTCGCCACCCTGGGCGGGATCGCCCTGTTCGGCGTGATCGGGTTCATCCTCGGGCCGATCGTCGCCGCCCTGTTCGTGACCATCTGGGATATCTACGGAGAGGCCTTCCGGGACGTGCTTCCGGGGTTGAACAGGGATGATTCACCGGAGAGCGGCTGCGAAAAGCGGCTTTTGGAGGGGTGTGAGACGAAGGCAGGAAGGCCGGAGACGCAGTGA
- a CDS encoding hypothetical protein (Evidence 5 : Unknown function) encodes MHRSRFRSRRQGRDPAILKAGGIDPSRGNGGLEGLEQVKPGLVDQAADREPGLLEEASHSAGLGQLIMHDRRPRLAVVVVDLAG; translated from the coding sequence GTGCACCGAAGCCGATTCCGTTCAAGAAGGCAGGGGCGCGACCCTGCGATCCTGAAAGCCGGAGGAATCGATCCATCAAGAGGAAACGGGGGGCTTGAGGGCCTCGAGCAGGTAAAACCCGGGCTCGTCGATCAGGCGGCGGACCGCGAACCCGGCCTCCTCGAAGAGGCCTCGCATAGCGCCGGCCTCGGGCAGCTGATCATGCATGACCGGCGTCCCCGCCTTGCGGTGGTGGTCGTTGATCTCGCGGGATGA
- a CDS encoding TonB-dependent receptor (fragment) has translation MKPESAWEYELGLIQDFKATTLRAAVWYYDIQDFINDNGITAPGTGLGSGCLYNIDHFKLYGGELEAAVRLGPRLRATLAYVYQEYDVEENPVFEKEWTYYLPGLLPKHKVKLLARYNVWEDGWFQLSSRYVYKREAQKGTVLDDYITLDLGFEQTFRFQGMEYTASVFMGNVTGTDYQEQSGYFMPKYVWGFQIGARF, from the coding sequence TTGAAACCGGAGTCGGCGTGGGAGTATGAACTGGGTCTCATTCAGGATTTCAAGGCGACGACGCTCAGAGCGGCCGTCTGGTATTACGACATCCAAGATTTCATCAACGACAACGGCATCACGGCTCCGGGAACGGGGCTTGGGAGCGGCTGCCTTTACAACATCGATCACTTCAAGCTCTATGGCGGCGAACTGGAGGCGGCCGTTCGACTCGGTCCCAGACTGAGGGCGACGCTGGCCTATGTCTACCAGGAATATGACGTGGAGGAAAACCCGGTCTTCGAGAAGGAATGGACCTATTATTTGCCGGGGCTCCTGCCGAAGCACAAAGTCAAACTCCTAGCGCGGTACAATGTGTGGGAAGACGGCTGGTTCCAGCTGAGCTCACGCTACGTCTATAAACGCGAGGCCCAGAAAGGCACCGTCCTGGATGACTACATCACCCTGGATCTGGGGTTCGAGCAGACCTTCCGCTTCCAGGGCATGGAGTACACCGCCAGCGTTTTCATGGGCAACGTGACCGGCACGGACTATCAGGAGCAGTCGGGCTATTTCATGCCCAAATATGTCTGGGGCTTTCAGATCGGGGCGCGGTTCTGA
- a CDS encoding Predicted methyltransferase, type 11, whose product MNSKKQDTAYEERRAFFDERAPRWMDTFYRDPATGRMDRHRDQFARLFQEIPVRRGDRVLDVGCGPGVLVPHLLERVESDGLVFELDYAPRMIAVNRELHPDPRVRFIVADVKDIPLEDAACDVVICYACFPHFDDKPLALATLSRVLKEGGSLSVAHFHSSREINDHHRKAGTPVMHDQLPEAGAMRGLFEEAGFAVRRLIDEPGFYLLEALKPPVSS is encoded by the coding sequence ATGAATTCGAAGAAGCAGGACACAGCCTATGAGGAACGCCGCGCCTTTTTCGATGAGAGGGCCCCCAGGTGGATGGACACCTTTTACCGGGATCCTGCGACCGGCAGAATGGACCGGCATCGCGATCAATTCGCGCGGCTTTTTCAGGAAATCCCGGTCCGGCGCGGGGATCGCGTATTGGATGTCGGGTGCGGTCCCGGAGTACTGGTCCCGCATCTGCTCGAGCGGGTGGAATCCGACGGTCTGGTCTTCGAACTCGACTACGCCCCCCGCATGATCGCGGTCAACCGGGAGCTTCACCCGGACCCGCGGGTGCGGTTCATCGTGGCCGACGTGAAGGACATCCCGCTCGAGGACGCTGCCTGCGATGTCGTTATCTGCTATGCCTGTTTCCCGCATTTCGATGACAAGCCGCTGGCCTTGGCGACCCTCTCCCGGGTTCTCAAGGAAGGGGGAAGCTTGTCGGTGGCGCACTTTCATTCATCCCGCGAGATCAACGACCACCACCGCAAGGCGGGGACGCCGGTCATGCATGATCAGCTGCCCGAGGCCGGCGCTATGCGAGGCCTCTTCGAGGAGGCCGGGTTCGCGGTCCGCCGCCTGATCGACGAGCCCGGGTTTTACCTGCTCGAGGCCCTCAAGCCCCCCGTTTCCTCTTGA
- a CDS encoding ABC transporter related — MLKVEQVHFRYHRVPVLKGVTLQVGHGELCGLFGPNGCGKTTLFKCCLGFLRPQGGRICLAGSDIKGLKVREMAKLAAYVPQDHKPPFPYRVLEVVLMGRTPHLGGMFGIDRGNYQKAEEAMELLEISEWADQPYNALSGGQRQLVLIARAIAQEARVIFLDEPTSALDFHNQVKIWGVLRSVTARGITILACCHDPNHVSWFCDRVVVMNHSGVIADGSPDRAMSQEILDRIYEGTCAVHRVGGVRMVLPSGLAGREGMDREGLYDLDAASQGIDRRRLTRRSIEGPSAADRKHVQGSLYPEIVARRGRVSNL, encoded by the coding sequence ATGCTGAAAGTGGAACAGGTGCATTTTCGCTATCATCGCGTGCCGGTCCTGAAGGGGGTCACGCTTCAGGTCGGTCATGGCGAGCTTTGCGGGCTCTTCGGCCCGAACGGCTGCGGCAAGACGACGCTCTTCAAATGCTGCCTCGGTTTTCTGCGGCCCCAGGGCGGGCGGATATGCCTGGCCGGGAGCGATATCAAGGGGCTCAAGGTGCGTGAGATGGCGAAGCTCGCGGCCTACGTGCCTCAGGACCACAAACCCCCGTTCCCCTATCGTGTCCTGGAGGTGGTCCTGATGGGGCGCACCCCGCACCTCGGGGGGATGTTCGGCATCGACCGAGGCAATTATCAGAAGGCCGAGGAGGCCATGGAACTCCTCGAGATCAGCGAATGGGCCGACCAGCCCTACAATGCCCTTTCCGGGGGGCAGAGGCAGCTGGTCCTCATCGCCCGGGCCATTGCGCAGGAGGCCAGGGTGATTTTCCTCGATGAGCCGACCTCCGCCCTCGATTTCCACAACCAGGTGAAGATCTGGGGGGTCCTGCGCAGTGTAACGGCCCGCGGCATCACGATCCTGGCCTGCTGCCATGATCCCAACCATGTGTCCTGGTTCTGTGACCGGGTGGTGGTGATGAACCACAGCGGCGTCATCGCCGATGGGTCACCCGACAGGGCGATGAGCCAAGAGATCCTGGACCGGATTTACGAGGGCACCTGTGCGGTCCACCGTGTCGGGGGGGTACGCATGGTGCTGCCGAGCGGCCTCGCGGGAAGGGAAGGCATGGATCGGGAAGGCCTTTATGACCTGGATGCCGCTTCCCAGGGGATTGATCGGAGGCGGTTGACGCGACGCTCGATCGAGGGGCCCTCCGCGGCCGATCGAAAACATGTTCAGGGGAGTTTGTATCCGGAAATAGTGGCAAGGCGGGGGCGGGTTTCCAATCTATAA
- a CDS encoding hypothetical protein (Evidence 5 : Unknown function) → MVFLANLGIHLHVCLCGDLKVASATLDCLDIGQSGTRREAAE, encoded by the coding sequence ATGGTCTTTTTGGCCAATCTCGGCATCCATCTGCACGTTTGCTTGTGCGGCGACCTAAAAGTCGCCTCCGCAACGCTTGACTGCCTTGATATCGGCCAAAGCGGGACCCGCCGCGAAGCTGCTGAATAA
- a CDS encoding hypothetical protein (Evidence 5 : Unknown function) — MEGSHPVLGGQGLPSCIVGLSIVFRSMHHPFQIPIRLQKKKSHESALDSNPKQPSWLLMVFALRFRSPRWGQQFLIAVLRLCCVAKGLSPVKRNSALDQEHLPRAQPRAEKPA, encoded by the coding sequence ATGGAAGGCAGCCACCCGGTTCTTGGCGGACAGGGGCTGCCTTCCTGCATTGTTGGATTATCTATCGTGTTCCGGTCGATGCATCACCCCTTTCAGATCCCCATTCGTCTGCAAAAAAAGAAAAGCCACGAAAGCGCCTTGGATTCCAATCCAAAACAGCCTTCGTGGCTTCTAATGGTTTTCGCTCTTAGATTCCGGTCGCCCAGATGGGGCCAGCAATTTCTTATTGCCGTTCTACGCCTGTGCTGTGTAGCAAAAGGCCTGTCTCCTGTCAAGCGGAATTCGGCCCTCGACCAGGAGCATTTGCCGCGAGCGCAGCCTCGGGCGGAAAAACCCGCTTGA